DNA sequence from the Sulfurimonas sediminis genome:
TCAATGATTTTCCCTGATAAAAGAGTTGATTTGAACTGATAAGCGTTAAAATTCTTTTTGCGATTTTTTGGCAGGTTTTTGCATCTATTCTGTTGAGTATGATTAAGAACTCTTCGCCACCGTAACGAAAAACTTTATCGCCGTCACGCAATGTCTTTCTTAAGAGTCTGGCAACAAAAATCAGTATTTTATCACCTGCAACATGTCCGTATTTGTCATTGATATGTTTAAAATCATCTATATCCAGAAGAAGTATGTGCAGTTCATACTCCAGCTCTTTTTTTGCACAGAGTTTTTGAAGGTATGTGTCAAGTGCCCGTCTGTTGAATATTTTTGTCAAAGAATCCAGGTTTGAACTCTCTTCAAGTTTTTTTACCTGTGTACTTAACTCTGATATGACTTGATTTGCGCGTTGCACCTCTTTTTCCATGTGATTTTGAATCTCATCAAACTTTTCTTTTATTGAAGGCATATCTATGAGCTGATTTTTATAGCTGTGAATAGTCTCTCCATGAATTTGAGTCAGTTTGGCAAATTTGTTGTTTGTATGTTGATATGATGAAAGTGTTTTATTTGCAATTTCTTTATAAGTGTTGGTGAATGCCAGTTTTGCATGTTCTACTGAGTCTATATCTCCGTCATTTATATTTTGTATAGTCATCACAGCATCTTGCAAATAGGTGACAACCTGTTCTTTGTTAGGCTCCTGTTGTGTGTCAATATTTTCAAGCAGCTCATGATACATTTGAGTTACTAATGATTTCAAGTCACTTTTTGTCATAAATCTCCAAATAAAAATATTCACAATTATACTAATTTAAGCATAAAAAAAGCTTTTCTCATAGCAATTTTAGCTATTTTTTGATAAAATTCCAAAAACAATAATATATAAGGTCTGATAATGAGCACTTGGAGCCCGTCTAGCTGGAGAGAAAAACCGATATTACAACAACCGACATATCCTGATAAAGCAAAACTTGAAGCTGTTTTAAAAGAGTTGAAAAGCTACCCGCCGTTGGTATTTGCAGGAGAAGCACGTTCACTCAAAGAACAGTTGGCCAATGTGTCACAGGGCAAGGCTTTTTTACTGCAAGGTGGTGACTGTGCCGAGAGTTTCAGTGAATTCCATGCCGACAATATTCGCGATACTTTTAAAGCCCTGATGCAAATGGCGGTTGTCATGACCTATGCCGGAGGACTTCCTGTTGTAAAAGTAGGGCGTCTAGGCGGTCAGTTTGCAAAACCGCGTTCCTCGGATACGGAAACAAAAGGGGATATTACCCTTGATTCTTACCGTGGAGATATTATAAACGGTATAGACTTTGATGAAAAGTCCCGTACACCGGATCCTGAACGTATGATAAGAGCCTATAACCAGGCTACGGCTACACAAAACCTGCTCCGTGCTTTTGCATCAGGCGGATTGGCTGATTTGCATCAGGTAAGCAAATGGAACCTTGACTTTGCCCATAAAAGTGAAGTGGGTGAGAAGTACGAAGCATTGGCAGAAGATATAGAAAAATCATTAAAGTTTATGGAAGCCTGCGGTGTAACATCCAGAACATACAGAACATTGCGTGAAACAGACTTTTTTACTTCACATGAAGCACTGCTTTTACCGTATGAAGAGGCTTTTACAAGACAAGATTCTCTTACCGGTGACTGGTACAATACTGCAGCACACATGGTATGGATAGGGGATAGAACACGCCAGCTTGACGGTGCGCATGTTGAGTATATGAAAGGTATTAAAAACCCTATAGGTATTAAAGCAGGACCTACTATGGACCCGGATGATCTGGTACGGTTGGCTCAGGCGGTAAATCCTGAAAATGAAGCAGGGCGCTTAAATATTATCGTAAGAATGGGTGCAAACAAAGTCGGCGAGCATATGCCGGCATTGATTCGTGCTGTTGAGAGAGAGGGACTCAAAGTTGTCTGGTCATGTGATCCTATGCACGGAAATACCATCAAGTCATCAAACAACTATAAAACGCGTCCGGTTGATGCAATTTTGACAGAAATGAAACAGTTCTTTCAGGTGCATAAGGCTGAGGGTACATTTGCCGGCGGTGTTCACTTGGAAATGACAGGGAAAAATGTTACAGAGTGTATTGGTGGTTCATTTACTGTAACAGAAGAGGATTTAAGTTCTCGTTATCATACACATTGTGACCCGCGTTTAAATGCAGACCAGTCATTAGAGTTGGCATTTTTAATCGCTGATTCTTTACAGGATGCGAATAAATAAGGAGCTTTTTCTTAAGTCAAGAGAGTCGGCACTTAAAGTACCGATTCCGAGAGAATATGCAATTTTTTTGGAACCCGTACTTTTAACGCTAAAGCGTAACTTAGAAAAAAACTAAATTTTTTTCTGTAGTGCGGGCGAGAGTGGCAGGGAAGTTGAAACAGTCGGCACTAATCCTTTATGGGGTTTGTGTTTTTAAAAATTAAGGGCTGGCTTTTATCATACCTGAAAGATATTCTCTTTTTTTACAGGTATAAATTCTGCTCCGTAGCAGAGTCTTTGTTGCAAACCTCCACGCGCTGTCAAATCAACTACTACACCCAAATTTTTTGTTTCTATGCTCCTTGCTATCGTCTCATAAATTTCAAAAGCGATATCTTCGGCCGTAAATTTTTTGTCTCTGAGTGAGGTCAGGTATTTTTTAAAATCACGCAAATCAAATGTCTCACCGCTGCTGGTAAAGTTGATGTAAACACTGCCTCTGTAGGGCTGTCCGCTGTGTGCCAGAAACAGAAGTTCACGAGACATATATTGTATGTTTGTATTTTCTTTTACATGTAAAGGTGTTAATTGCATATTATCCTACTCTTTGCGGGTTGAGATTTCTGTTGAAAAACCTATGCTTTTCCAGCTCTTTGTATTTTGCTTCCCCTTTTGCATAACTGAAAGTCGGATGGATGCTGATGTTGCCTCTTGGATAAAAAAGACCAATGACTTCAAGATATTTTGGCTGCATGAGTGCAACTAAATCTTTGCCTATTTTGTTCACAACATCTTCATGAAACTCACCGCTGTTAATAAAGCTCAAAAGATAGAGTTTGAGTGATTTGCTCTCAACCATTTTCACCTCAGGAATATAGTTGATGATGAGCGTGCCAAAATCCGGCTGATTTGTTTTAGGACAAAGTGATGTGAATTCGTCTGCATTGAGTGTCACCCAGTAGTCCATCTCAGGATGGACATTCTCAAAGGTCTCAAGCAATTCAGGGGCATATTCATATCTGTACTCTGTATGTCCGGCTCCAAGCTGGGCTACTTCTTTTGCTCGTTTTGCTTTATACTCTTTTTCATCCATTGTTAATCTCTTCTTCTTTTTCCTGAATTGTTAAAAGCTCTTCAACTTTTTGCTCATACAATGCTTCCATATCTGCCAACTCTTTGGCAAGTTTGCTCAGACCTATCTCTTCATAACATTTCGGGTCTGAGAGGCAGTTGTTCTTTTCATCTATTTTAGCTTCAAGTTCTTCTATCTCGGCCGGGAGTTTTTCCAAAGCTATTTTTTCTTTAAAAGTAAGTTTGAGTGTTTTTGGTTTGGGCTTTACATGTAAAGGTGTTTTTTGCTCTTTGGTTGCTTCTTTTTCCATATCATGAAGTTCTTGCACCTCTTTTTCAAGTTCCAAATACTCAGAATACTGCTGATGCGACTCTTCTATGGTTTTGTCAGGTTTAAAAATAAAAAGCTTTTTTGCAATTTTATCGACAAAATATCTGTCATGCGAAACAATGATAACAGCCCCTGCAAAATTTGTCAACTGCTCTTCTAAAATATTAATGGTAGGAATATCCAGATCATTTGTCGGTTCATCCAAAATGAGGATGTCAACATCCTGTGTAAAGAGAAGGGCAAGGGCAACACGGTTTTTCTCGCCGCCACTGAGAACGCCTATCTTTTTGTCTAAAAATTCACGCGGAAAGAGAAAGTTTTTAAGGTAGCCGTATACATGTAAATCACTGCCGCGTACATTGACACGGTCCCCACCGTGGGGACAAAAAGTCTCTATAAGGTTTTTGTCGTCATCAAGCATCTCTCTGTGCTGGTCAAAATAGCCGACTTTGAATTCTCCGCGTTTTATCTTGCCGCTTGTCGGTTCTATGCGTCCAAGCAGCGCTTTTAGCAGTGTTGATTTTCCACTGCCGTTTGGGCCGACAATGGCGATGACATCTTTTTGCAGTATACGTGTTGTAAAACCGTGTAACAGCTCTTTGTCACCGAGTTTGAGCCCCAGATCTTTGACTTCAAAAAGCATTTTTTGTTTGTTGACGCTTTTGTCACGGTTAAAGTGTTTTGCCTCGCGTTGCAGTTCTACAGACATTTTTCTGATTTTGGCAGGATTTGTTTTTGCTTCTTCTCGCAGTTGCATCAAGCGCTCTTTGCGCCCTTCATTTCGTTTGAGCCTTGCACGCACTCCTCTTGCAAACCACTCATTTTCTCTTTTGAGTATGCCGAGCAGATTGTCATGCTGTTTTTGCAGGGTTCTGAGATATTCCTCTTTTTGTGTAAGGTAGTCATTATATCCGCCTTTGTACTCACGTAGGGCACAATCTTCTACTTCAACCGATTTGGTGGCAATTCTGTCTATGAAATAACGGTCATGGGAGATGAAAACAAGGGTAAATTTCTCTTTTAAAATCAACTCTTCAAGAAATTCGACCATATAAACATCCAGGTGGTTCGTCGGTTCATCAAGCAAAAGCACATCCGGTTTTTGCAGTAGCAGTGAAGCAAGTGCCACACGCCGCTGTTCGCCTCCGCTGAGGAGCATAACAGGCTTGTGTTCATAAGGTTTGAGCTGAAAATGCTGAATGATACGTTCTATCTTGTCATCCAGATTCCAGGCATTGTGGTGGTCAATGTAGCGTGAGAGTTTTTCATACTCTTCTAAGAGCAGTTTGTTTTCAAAATCTTCGCTTAAAAGCAGTGAGAGTTCATTGTATCGCTCTTTTGCGGCATTGAGCTCTTGAAGACCTGCTTCTACAGCTTGGCGGACACTGTGTCCTTCTTCAAATGCCGGACGCTGATCGAGCATTTTGATTTCCAAATCATTTTTGATGATACGGCGTCCGCCATCCGGGGAGAGTGTCCCGTTGAGTATTTTCATCAAAGTTGACTTGCCACTGCCGTTTTTTCCAATGATGACTATACGCTCGCCTGCATCCACATGAAAGTCAACCTCAGTGAGAATTTTTTGTGCCGAATAGTGTTTGCTGATTTTTTGTAGATCAATTAATGCCATAAGTAGTTTACTTTTTAAAGAGATAATAGCATTTTGGTCATTAATAAGGGCTTATTTATTTTAATAGATTATAATCGTGTATATAATAGGAGCAGAATCATGTTACAGGTAATAGCTGAAATAAGAAAAAACGAACATCAGTATATGGAAATGCTTAAAGAAGAAGGCAAGGAGTTTTTTTACAGAAAAGAGCGATATGGTACTGAGTTTTCCTTTATTGCTATATATTGTGAATGTAAAATTGCAATAGACTTTAACGAATTAAAAAAGAGATTAAGAAGTACTGACAAATTGATAACCCTCAATGATAAACTGCACTGTATCATTCTTGATTCTGTTGATGAAGAACATTATATTAAAGTGGCTGAAAACATAAACTACAATCTTTTACACTTAAATACGAACAATGATTATTACCTGGGTACGGTACATTCCAAAGAGTATGAGGTCAAAGAGTGTTCAAATATGATATATGAACTGTTCTGCAGATTGGAAGATGCTTTAGAGAATAATTTAAAAAATATTGTTGTATATCAAGACTTCGTTATTTAAATTATAATATTATATGAACTCATTTAAACCCGAATTATGCAATAGAAAACAATAAGTAGGTTCTATGCTTGTGCCCAAGGGATGTTTAGAAAATTGTTGTGCCAACCTTTTTGGTCGGTCAATAATTTTATGAATGTGTCTTGGGTGTAATGAAAGAGACTTTCTTAAGTTTTCTATTGCATAATCCGGGTTAAAGGATTTTATTTGGGTTTATTTATACATATTCATCTTATTGCTGCCATTGCCTGGATAGGCGGTTCTATCTTTATGTTTATTTTAGGTGTTACACTGCTTGATAAAGAAAAACAACAACAGGTTTACCCGGTAATAGGGCCTATTTTCGGTTATTTTGAATTGGTTTCCATTGTTATTTTACTGTTGACTGGTACTGTGATGATTGTTGATAATGGTTTGTATCATATGCTTTTGACGCATGATGACAATATTATCGTCCAGGAGTTACGCAAAAAACTCATAATTGTAGCTGTTATAATCGTGGCAACAATAGTTCATTTTTTCATTGCATTTCGTACAAACGGGAAAGAGCGAACGAAAATACAAAATATTTTGTCACGCGGAACTTCACTACTCATATTTTTTTTAAATCTGTTTGTTCTGCATTATGCAATTATGATTCGCGCGATGCTTTAAGGACATAACTTTTTTGCCGTAAACCATTTTGCTATCCCTTCATCATTATAGTGATATTCTCTTTGAGAGGGAGGGATGACACTGTTTCTCATTTTAGCTCTTACAATGCCAACAACTATAAAGGTAATCAACAAAGTAGCTCCTGCGATAAAATAATCATACATGTACCAGGCGATGAACGCAGCCAATACTGGAGTAAACTGTAAAAAATATTTCAGTAACAAAGCGATGATTTGACATTTTTTTGTCTCTAGAACAGGAGTAGGTTCTATTAAATCTATATAATCATTTTTCATACAGTTATTATAGCAAAATAAAAATAGTATAAACTTGAGTTAAATTGACTAAAGAATATTGATAAAACTTGCAACTATTAACTTTTTTTGGTAAAATACAGTCAAATTTTAAAAAAAGGATTACTATTATGGCTAAACATCAATTTCAAACAGAAGCAAATCAAATTTTACAACTTATGATTCATTCACTTTACTCCAACAAGGAGATTTTCCTTCGTGAACTTATTTCCAATGCATCCGATGCACTTGACAAACTCAATATGCTCGTTTTAACAAATGAAGCATACAAGGGTATAAAGTTTGATCCGAGAATAGATATAAAAAGAGACAAAGAGAAAAAACTTTTAACTATTGCTGATACCGGAATAGGTATGAATGAGGTAGATTTATTAAATAACCTCGGAACAATTGCAAAATCAGGAACAAAAGCATTTTTAGAAAACATGACAGGTGATCAAAAAGTAGATTCTCACTTAATCGGTCAGTTTGGTGTCGGTTTTTATGCTGCGTTCATGGTGGCTGATACAGTTGAAGTCATTTCAAAAAAAGCAGGAGAAGATCAGGCTTACAAATGGATGAGTACCGGAAATGGTGAATTTGAAGTAGAAGCAACAACAAAAGAGGGACACGGAACAGAAATTATTCTTCACTTAAAAGAGGGTGAAGAAGAGTTTTTGGAAGAGTATCGCATAGAGGCTATTGTCAAAAAATACTCTAACCATATTCCATTCCCTATTTTTATGGATAAAGAGAAGCATATTCCGGCTGTTACTGATGATGAGGGCAAAGAGACAGAGCCTGCACGCACTGAAATAGAAAATGTACAAATTAACTCTGCAAATGCACTCTGGACGATTTCTAAAAATGAATTAAAAGATGAAGATTATAAAGCTTTTTATGAAACACTTGCACATTCAAACGAAGAACCGCTAAAATGGATGCATCATAAAGCAGAGGGGGCTATAGAGTATACGACACTCTTCTACATCCCAAGCAAGGCACCGATGGATATTTACAGAGTTGATTATCAGCCTGGTATCAAACTCTATATTAACCGTGTCTTTATTACAGATGATGACAAAGAGCTGATGCCTACATACTTGCGTTTCTTACGCGGTGTGATTGATTCAAAAGATTTACCGTTAAATGTAAGTCGTGAAATTTTACAGTCAAATCCAGTGATGGCAAAAATCAAAAATGCTTCGGTGAAAAAAGTGCTTTCCGAGCTTGCAAAAATGATGAAAAAAGAGCCTGAAAAATATGACACATTCTATAAAGAGTTTGGAAATGTACTCAAAGAGGGACTCTATAATGACTTTGCAAATCGCGAAAAAATCTTAGAGTTGTTGAAATTTCACACACTCAACTCTGATGAAATGACAACTATAGAAGAGTTTGTGAAAAATGTCGACGAAGAGAAAAAAGAGATCTATTACCTTGCGAACAAAGGCTCTGTTGACATGCTCAAGCACTCTCCTGTGTTAGAGAAGTTTAAAGCACGCGGTATAGATGTATTGCTTCTCAATGAAGAGGTAGATACTATTATATTCCCGATGGTGACAGAATATAAAGAGTATAAACTTATTCCTGTATCAGATGCAAAATTTGAAGAGAGTGAAGAAGAGAAAAAGGCAAAAGAAGAACTTGAAAAAGAGTTTGAAGGCCTTGCAAAAGAGTTTAAAGAGACACTGGGTGAAGCTATAAAAGAAGTTGAAGTGACAACGGAGTTGACAGAATCTCCTGTTGCTCTGAAAATAGACAAAGAAGATCCTTCTTACATGATGGCACAGATGATGAAACAGATGGGTCAGGGCGGTGAAGTACCTGAGCCAGCACCAATTTTACAAATCAATCCTAAGCATGAACTGATTGCAAAATTAAAAGATTCTAGTGATCAGAATCTGATTGAAGATGCAGCGCATGTCTTGTTTGATCAGGCAAAACTCTTTGATGGCAGAGAACTTGATGATACTGCAGATTTTGCAATGAGACTCAACAGAATTATAGTAAAAGCATTATAACTTTTTTGGATGAGTGCAATCGTAGCACTCCTCCAAACTCTCCTCTTTTATTTTTCTTTTTTATCTGTTTCACACAAATTATATGATATCTTATGATTATGTTAAAAAAATTAAAATTCTTTTTAAAACCATCGGACAGACAATCTGTTGATCAGCTGCTGCATGAAGCCAAACGGGTATGCACTTTACTTGGAAGAGGTGTGTTGCGTGATCTGGAAATTGACGGTTACCGGTATGATATTTCGATTGCTGTACGCGAATTAGGATTAGACACAGAGCTGGTTTCCCAACTGGTTGATGATTATGTTGCTCAGGTCATTAAGGCAATTGTGCAGTTTGAGAGTTATTTGGCGGCACTTCAGGATTCACAGGACAATCATGACAATTTGGATTACACCCCATTGAGAGAATTGGCACATAAAAATCTCGGTGTTGCAAGAAATTTACGCATAAAAGATGCAGAAATACTTCTTTATGAGTTAATGAAAAAAGACAACCTGGACTATTTACTTGCCTGTTTGGAGGCTTTAAAGGTTTGTGCCATCAAACTGAGTCCAAAGTGTGCCTATGATACACTCAAGCTTATTGAAGTGAAAAGTACTTTATAAATAAACAGTTATCTGTTTTTTAAGGAATGAGAAATCTGTTCAAGTTTTCCTTTTGGTTTGATAGATATTTTTTCTTCTTTTTTGTGTATAGGAAGAGCAAAAGCCAAAAGTATAAATATAAATGAGAAAACAATTGCGCTTAAAGCAGTAAGGACAAGTTTAAGCTTAAAATCTTTCATACTGTTCCTTTAGGAGTTCTCTTTTTGCTCATTCGTCATATAAATCCAAAACTCTTTATGTGTATATCCTTTATTGAGAAAAAAGAGTTGTAAAATTGTTACTCTGTAAAGAGTAACAAGCATTTTTGCATAAGGAATAAAAAGACTTAAGCGTATGAGTAATGGCTGCTCTTTGTCACCTTTGGATTCTATCATCTCTTTCATGCCGATATTGTTACTTAAATATACTCCAAACATAATTGAAAATACAAAATTCAAGATAAGACCAAAAATTACATAGGCCATAAAGTTCTGCTCGTACATACCTGCTATCATCTGAAAAACATCCTAATATTTTATCTGTTAAAACATTTTAGCTAAAAATTATTAGTGTTTAGTTTAAGTGATGAAATTAAGTCACCAAAAAGTAACAATTGTGCAGTAATTTAAAAATAAAGTTTTTTCAACAACTTTATTTAAACATCTTTATACTATACTAAGCCCACAAATTATGAATAAAGGGTAATTTAATGGAAGCAAACCTCATTATGGAGGGAGTTAAATTTATGTTTTTAGGAATGGGAACCGTGTTCGTGTTTCTAATTATAATGATTCTTTCAGTCAATCTGATGTCATTGATAATACATAAATTTTTTCCTGAACCACAGGCAGCTGAAGAGACTGTTTCTGGGAATGCAACACAGCAACAACAAGACAAAAAAAAGATAATTGCAGCGATAACAGCTGCAATTGCACACCATAAACAAGGTTAAGGATTATAATGGCTAAGAAATTTATAGATGTAATGGATACAACTTTCAGGGATGGTTTCCAGTCAGTATTTGGTGGACGTGTATTGATGGAAGATTTTTTTCCGGCAGTAGAGGCCGCAAAAATGGCAGGTATTAACCACTTTGAATTTGGCGGGGGAGCAAGATTTCAATCATTATACTTTTATTTGAGAGAAGATGCATTTGAAATGATGGACAGGTTCCGTAAAATTGTAGGTCCGGATGCAAATCTGCAGACACTTGCTCGGGGAGTAAATACTGTAATGCTCGATACCGGTTCAAAAGAACTGATAGACCTGCATGCAAAAATGTTTAAAAAACACGGAACAACGACAATCCGTAACTTTGATGCACTGAATGATGTGGAAAACCTGAAGTATTCAGCGGAAAGAATCAAACATCACGGCTTGAAACATGAAGCGGTTGTAACTATGATGGACTTACCACCGGGGTGCCATGGTGCTCATAATGTTGAGTTTTATGAAAAAACACTTCGTGATATTTTGGACAGCGGTCTTCCGTTTGACAGTATCTGTTTTAAAGATGCAAGCGGGACATCAAATCCTCAAAAAGTTTTTGAGACTATTACGATGGCAAGAAAACTTTTAGGAGATGACACGCATATTCGCCTTCATACACATGAAACTGCCGGTGTTTCTGTAGCAGCATATATGGCTGCGCTTGAGGCTGGAATTGATGGTATAGATATGGCAGCAGCTCCTGTGAGTGGTGGAACATCTCAGCCTGATATTTTAACAATGTTGCATGCAACAAAAGGGATGAATTACGATCTTGGCGGACTTGAAATTGGTAAAATTCTTACTTATGAAAAAGAGTTACAGTCATGCCTTAGTGACTATTTTATGCCACCTGAAGCGACAATGGTTTCTCC
Encoded proteins:
- a CDS encoding GGDEF domain-containing protein, which codes for MTKSDLKSLVTQMYHELLENIDTQQEPNKEQVVTYLQDAVMTIQNINDGDIDSVEHAKLAFTNTYKEIANKTLSSYQHTNNKFAKLTQIHGETIHSYKNQLIDMPSIKEKFDEIQNHMEKEVQRANQVISELSTQVKKLEESSNLDSLTKIFNRRALDTYLQKLCAKKELEYELHILLLDIDDFKHINDKYGHVAGDKILIFVARLLRKTLRDGDKVFRYGGEEFLIILNRIDAKTCQKIAKRILTLISSNQLFYQGKSLKVTMSLGATMYYPGDTAETLIDRADKALYKSKQNGKNQMHVEVKNGI
- a CDS encoding class II 3-deoxy-7-phosphoheptulonate synthase; the protein is MSTWSPSSWREKPILQQPTYPDKAKLEAVLKELKSYPPLVFAGEARSLKEQLANVSQGKAFLLQGGDCAESFSEFHADNIRDTFKALMQMAVVMTYAGGLPVVKVGRLGGQFAKPRSSDTETKGDITLDSYRGDIINGIDFDEKSRTPDPERMIRAYNQATATQNLLRAFASGGLADLHQVSKWNLDFAHKSEVGEKYEALAEDIEKSLKFMEACGVTSRTYRTLRETDFFTSHEALLLPYEEAFTRQDSLTGDWYNTAAHMVWIGDRTRQLDGAHVEYMKGIKNPIGIKAGPTMDPDDLVRLAQAVNPENEAGRLNIIVRMGANKVGEHMPALIRAVEREGLKVVWSCDPMHGNTIKSSNNYKTRPVDAILTEMKQFFQVHKAEGTFAGGVHLEMTGKNVTECIGGSFTVTEEDLSSRYHTHCDPRLNADQSLELAFLIADSLQDANK
- the queF gene encoding preQ(1) synthase codes for the protein MDEKEYKAKRAKEVAQLGAGHTEYRYEYAPELLETFENVHPEMDYWVTLNADEFTSLCPKTNQPDFGTLIINYIPEVKMVESKSLKLYLLSFINSGEFHEDVVNKIGKDLVALMQPKYLEVIGLFYPRGNISIHPTFSYAKGEAKYKELEKHRFFNRNLNPQRVG
- a CDS encoding ABC-F family ATP-binding cassette domain-containing protein — encoded protein: MALIDLQKISKHYSAQKILTEVDFHVDAGERIVIIGKNGSGKSTLMKILNGTLSPDGGRRIIKNDLEIKMLDQRPAFEEGHSVRQAVEAGLQELNAAKERYNELSLLLSEDFENKLLLEEYEKLSRYIDHHNAWNLDDKIERIIQHFQLKPYEHKPVMLLSGGEQRRVALASLLLQKPDVLLLDEPTNHLDVYMVEFLEELILKEKFTLVFISHDRYFIDRIATKSVEVEDCALREYKGGYNDYLTQKEEYLRTLQKQHDNLLGILKRENEWFARGVRARLKRNEGRKERLMQLREEAKTNPAKIRKMSVELQREAKHFNRDKSVNKQKMLFEVKDLGLKLGDKELLHGFTTRILQKDVIAIVGPNGSGKSTLLKALLGRIEPTSGKIKRGEFKVGYFDQHREMLDDDKNLIETFCPHGGDRVNVRGSDLHVYGYLKNFLFPREFLDKKIGVLSGGEKNRVALALLFTQDVDILILDEPTNDLDIPTINILEEQLTNFAGAVIIVSHDRYFVDKIAKKLFIFKPDKTIEESHQQYSEYLELEKEVQELHDMEKEATKEQKTPLHVKPKPKTLKLTFKEKIALEKLPAEIEELEAKIDEKNNCLSDPKCYEEIGLSKLAKELADMEALYEQKVEELLTIQEKEEEINNG
- the htpG gene encoding molecular chaperone HtpG codes for the protein MAKHQFQTEANQILQLMIHSLYSNKEIFLRELISNASDALDKLNMLVLTNEAYKGIKFDPRIDIKRDKEKKLLTIADTGIGMNEVDLLNNLGTIAKSGTKAFLENMTGDQKVDSHLIGQFGVGFYAAFMVADTVEVISKKAGEDQAYKWMSTGNGEFEVEATTKEGHGTEIILHLKEGEEEFLEEYRIEAIVKKYSNHIPFPIFMDKEKHIPAVTDDEGKETEPARTEIENVQINSANALWTISKNELKDEDYKAFYETLAHSNEEPLKWMHHKAEGAIEYTTLFYIPSKAPMDIYRVDYQPGIKLYINRVFITDDDKELMPTYLRFLRGVIDSKDLPLNVSREILQSNPVMAKIKNASVKKVLSELAKMMKKEPEKYDTFYKEFGNVLKEGLYNDFANREKILELLKFHTLNSDEMTTIEEFVKNVDEEKKEIYYLANKGSVDMLKHSPVLEKFKARGIDVLLLNEEVDTIIFPMVTEYKEYKLIPVSDAKFEESEEEKKAKEELEKEFEGLAKEFKETLGEAIKEVEVTTELTESPVALKIDKEDPSYMMAQMMKQMGQGGEVPEPAPILQINPKHELIAKLKDSSDQNLIEDAAHVLFDQAKLFDGRELDDTADFAMRLNRIIVKAL
- a CDS encoding OadG family protein, producing the protein MEANLIMEGVKFMFLGMGTVFVFLIIMILSVNLMSLIIHKFFPEPQAAEETVSGNATQQQQDKKKIIAAITAAIAHHKQG